A window from Hemicordylus capensis ecotype Gifberg chromosome 2, rHemCap1.1.pri, whole genome shotgun sequence encodes these proteins:
- the SIGLEC15 gene encoding sialic acid-binding Ig-like lectin 15, protein MPSSGWSMHVPSEVTGEIGKMVALPCTYTYPHKMPSRTLTAIWRVREPYTGTIVFKCITHNTSEHCKTTIGSKNRYKLLGNPRQNNLSLQIDNLTWNDSNRYFCRVEFSGDSHDKYETRMGIKLHLIAAPRIVNVSVQTNPDHTFHATCTAEGEPLPTLTWVGPPSSSLSSISSANHQITKELHRLTHDGKYTCTAVNSLGRAEGAVYFYKFKAGSSSWILVPLFVALGIKFLGLLVILGIGAFWKGDGLMFPTRLSRQQAQESAYENLNRRINSISQSLPE, encoded by the exons atgccctccagtggctggtccaTGCATGTGCCATCAGAGGTAACCGGCGAGATCGGCAAGATGGTGGCCTTGCCCTGCACCTACACGTACCCACACAAGATGCCCAGCAGGACGCTGACAGCCATTTGGCGGGTGAGGGAGCCTTATACTGGGACGATTGTTTTCAAGTGCATCACACACAACACCAGTGAGCACTGCAAAACCACTATCGGCTCAAAGAACAGATACAAGCTTTTGGGAAACCCGAGACAGAATAACCTCTCACTCCAAATCGACAACCTGACCTGGAACGACAGCAACAGATATTTCTGCCGAGTTGAGTTTTCTGGGGATTCACACGACAAGTATGAGACCAGGATGGGGATCAAGCTCCACCTCATCG CTGCCCCCAGGATTGTTAATGTCTCCGTCCAAACAAATCCAGACCACACGTTCCATGCAACCTGTACGGCAGAAGGGGAGCCACTCCCCACCCTGACGTGGGTCGGTCCTCCATCCAGCAGCCTTTCCTCCATCTCGAGTGCAAACCACCAGATAACCAAGGAGCTCCACCGCCTGACTCACGATGGAAAATATACTTGCACAGCTGTTAACAGcctcggaagagcagaaggggcTGTGTACTTTTATAAATTCAAAGCCGGAAGTAGTTCCTGGATCCTGGTCCCCTTGTTCGTAGCCTTGGGGATTAAATTTCTGGGACTGCTGGTGATATTAGGGATTGGTGCTTTCTGGAAGGGAG ATGGCTTAATGTTCCCAACCCGCCTGTCACG